Proteins encoded in a region of the Pseudomonadota bacterium genome:
- the purL gene encoding phosphoribosylformylglycinamidine synthase — MAESRVLRVPGAPALSSFRLQRVRQALQSDLPGLKGLRTRWWYLAQTTQDGNGLTDDQQQRLRNLLGEEVLDDEATAPQLVVAPRIGTISPWSSKATDIVHRCGFDAVTRVERVLAWHFDGVDDLGGDALCAIVPHLHDRMTEFVFATLAQAALLFAHHSPARGSAVPLVQVGREAIVEANRTLGLALAPHEIDYLLETFSNLERDPTDTELMMFAQANSEHCRHKIFNAEWTLGGEVMPRSLFDMIRNTYRANSAGVLSAYRDNAAVFEGEPAQRWYLDAHTGAYRARETRAHVVIKVETHNHPTAISPFPGAATGAGGEIRDEGATGRGAKPKAGLTGFSVSNLRIPGYVQPWEGEAVSPSHIASPLDIMLEGPIGGASFNNEFGRPNLLGYFRAFEQPQGDGALHAPPGGEAVHRRGYHKPIMIAGGMGNIFGEHVEKRGFGQGAAVVVIGGPAMQIGLGGGAASSVASGASSAELDFASVQRGNPEMQRRCQEVIDRCWSMAEGNPILSIHDVGAGGLSNAIPELLDQSDCGGVLSLRAIPNDEPGMTPMAIWCNESQERYVLAIAEGDLREFTAICERERCPVAVLGHATQRRVLNVQDTHFGDAPVDMPMQALLGHTPRMERTAEREVAPQRLVELAAISLDEAVDRVLAVPSVADKSFLIHIGDRTVGGMSSRDQLVGPWQVPVSDVAVTCADFLGYTGEAAAMGERTPIALLSPAASGRLAVTEALTNIVAADIERIDQVRLSANWMAACGAPGEDAALWDTVEAVGMGFCPALGLTIPVGKDSLSLQTRWPSTSGDEHQVVAPLSLIVSAFAPVIDVRRTLTPQLRLDAGATELWLFDLGRGQDRLGGSSLLQAWAATGAEPPDVEDPSLVRAFFGAIVEARRGGLLLAYHDRSDGGLFTTLVEMAFAGNAGLDIALEEGVGLLPRLFSEEAGAVVQVPVELREKFLAVVRARGLEEVVSRVAVATDGERIRVSQGGVERFDRSRMELRAVWSQTSYEMQRLRDDPACAQEAYELLKLSQPPALYSKPSFDPAQNTAATYIARGMRPKVAILREQGVNGHLEMAAAFDRAGFEAVDVHMSDFVGDAPRRRDLQDVQVLAACGGFSYGDVLGAGNGWARGILFDQRTREVFTQWFAREDGLTLGVCNGCQMLSLLRELIPGTDHWPTFERNRSEQFEARLSMVEVGRSESPWFADMAGSQVPVVVSHGEGRATFADTGLLESALGQGQVSLRYVNAEGEPTQRFPLNPNGSQAAVAGVTSADGRVSIMMPHPERVFRSVQQSWRPAQAGEDSPWMRLFRNARVAIG, encoded by the coding sequence ATGGCTGAGTCACGCGTACTACGCGTTCCCGGCGCCCCAGCGCTCTCGTCCTTTCGTCTTCAGCGCGTACGCCAGGCGCTGCAAAGCGACCTGCCGGGCCTGAAGGGGCTTCGCACCCGGTGGTGGTACCTAGCGCAAACCACGCAGGACGGTAATGGCCTAACTGACGATCAGCAGCAGCGCCTAAGAAATTTATTGGGAGAAGAGGTGCTCGACGATGAGGCGACCGCACCTCAGCTGGTGGTGGCGCCGCGCATCGGCACCATCTCCCCTTGGTCGAGCAAAGCCACCGATATCGTGCATCGCTGCGGGTTCGATGCGGTCACGCGGGTCGAGCGCGTCTTGGCCTGGCACTTCGATGGGGTGGACGATCTCGGTGGGGACGCGCTTTGCGCAATCGTCCCCCACCTGCACGACCGGATGACTGAGTTCGTGTTTGCAACGCTGGCACAGGCCGCGCTGCTGTTTGCCCACCACTCCCCGGCCCGGGGCAGCGCCGTTCCCTTGGTGCAGGTGGGGCGCGAAGCTATCGTGGAGGCGAACCGGACCCTGGGGCTCGCCCTGGCGCCACACGAGATTGACTACCTGCTCGAGACCTTCAGCAACCTAGAGCGTGACCCCACGGACACGGAGCTCATGATGTTCGCCCAGGCGAACTCAGAGCACTGCCGGCACAAGATCTTCAACGCCGAGTGGACCCTCGGCGGTGAGGTCATGCCTCGCTCCCTGTTCGACATGATTCGCAACACCTACCGGGCAAATTCGGCCGGCGTGTTGTCCGCTTATCGCGATAACGCCGCCGTCTTCGAAGGCGAGCCGGCCCAGCGCTGGTATCTGGATGCCCACACAGGCGCCTACCGCGCCCGCGAGACCCGCGCTCACGTAGTGATCAAGGTCGAAACTCACAATCACCCCACGGCAATCTCGCCCTTTCCCGGCGCGGCCACCGGGGCGGGGGGGGAGATCCGCGACGAGGGAGCCACCGGTCGTGGCGCAAAGCCAAAGGCGGGCCTCACGGGTTTCAGTGTGTCCAACCTGCGCATTCCGGGCTACGTGCAACCGTGGGAGGGTGAGGCGGTTTCGCCCTCCCATATCGCGAGTCCCTTGGACATCATGCTCGAAGGGCCAATCGGCGGCGCGTCCTTCAACAACGAGTTCGGTCGGCCCAACCTGCTCGGCTACTTCCGTGCCTTCGAGCAGCCGCAAGGCGATGGCGCCTTGCACGCGCCGCCTGGCGGGGAGGCTGTGCATCGTCGCGGCTACCACAAGCCCATCATGATCGCCGGTGGCATGGGCAACATCTTCGGCGAGCACGTGGAAAAGCGAGGCTTTGGCCAGGGTGCGGCCGTGGTCGTGATCGGTGGTCCGGCCATGCAGATTGGCCTCGGTGGCGGCGCCGCCTCATCGGTCGCCAGCGGTGCGAGCAGTGCGGAGTTGGACTTCGCCTCGGTGCAACGGGGTAACCCGGAGATGCAGCGGCGTTGCCAGGAAGTCATCGACCGCTGCTGGTCGATGGCCGAGGGCAACCCGATCCTATCGATACATGATGTCGGCGCCGGAGGATTGTCCAACGCCATTCCGGAGCTGTTGGATCAAAGCGACTGCGGTGGCGTGCTCTCCTTGCGCGCCATTCCGAACGACGAGCCCGGCATGACGCCGATGGCGATCTGGTGCAATGAATCCCAGGAGCGCTACGTACTGGCCATCGCCGAGGGCGACCTGCGCGAGTTTACGGCGATATGCGAACGGGAGCGCTGCCCCGTTGCCGTGCTTGGGCACGCTACCCAGCGCCGTGTACTGAACGTGCAGGACACGCACTTCGGCGACGCGCCGGTCGATATGCCGATGCAAGCGCTACTCGGCCATACGCCGCGTATGGAGCGCACGGCCGAGCGGGAGGTGGCACCGCAGCGACTCGTTGAACTGGCGGCGATCAGTCTCGATGAGGCCGTCGATCGCGTCCTCGCCGTGCCCTCCGTTGCGGACAAGAGCTTCCTGATCCACATCGGCGATCGCACGGTCGGTGGGATGAGCTCGCGCGATCAACTCGTAGGACCCTGGCAGGTCCCCGTAAGCGATGTCGCGGTGACTTGCGCTGATTTCCTGGGCTACACCGGCGAGGCCGCCGCCATGGGCGAGCGCACGCCGATCGCTTTGCTCTCGCCTGCCGCGTCAGGGCGGCTGGCGGTCACTGAGGCCCTGACCAACATCGTGGCGGCGGATATCGAGCGCATCGATCAGGTACGCCTGTCCGCGAATTGGATGGCTGCCTGTGGCGCGCCGGGTGAGGATGCTGCCCTATGGGATACGGTGGAGGCCGTCGGCATGGGCTTCTGTCCTGCGCTGGGCCTTACGATCCCAGTGGGCAAGGATTCTTTGTCGTTGCAGACGCGGTGGCCCTCGACGAGCGGTGATGAGCATCAGGTGGTTGCCCCCTTGTCGCTGATAGTCTCCGCCTTCGCGCCGGTGATCGACGTGCGCCGTACGCTGACGCCGCAATTGCGCCTAGACGCGGGAGCAACGGAGCTTTGGTTGTTCGATCTCGGGCGCGGCCAGGACCGCCTCGGTGGATCCTCCCTACTGCAGGCATGGGCGGCGACGGGCGCTGAACCTCCAGATGTGGAAGATCCCTCCCTGGTGCGTGCCTTCTTCGGAGCCATCGTCGAGGCGCGACGTGGGGGCTTGCTCCTCGCCTATCACGATCGTTCGGACGGCGGCCTGTTCACGACGCTGGTCGAGATGGCCTTTGCGGGCAATGCGGGTTTAGACATCGCGTTGGAGGAGGGCGTGGGGCTGCTGCCGCGGCTGTTCAGCGAAGAGGCGGGCGCGGTCGTACAGGTGCCCGTCGAGCTGCGAGAGAAGTTCCTCGCCGTGGTCCGTGCGCGAGGGCTGGAGGAGGTAGTCTCGCGGGTCGCCGTAGCCACCGACGGTGAGCGGATCCGCGTGTCGCAGGGGGGAGTCGAGCGCTTTGATCGCTCCCGAATGGAGCTGCGCGCCGTATGGTCCCAGACCAGCTACGAGATGCAGCGTTTGCGCGATGATCCGGCATGCGCCCAAGAGGCCTACGAACTGCTCAAGCTGTCGCAGCCGCCGGCGCTCTACTCAAAGCCGTCCTTCGATCCCGCGCAGAACACGGCGGCAACGTACATCGCGCGCGGCATGCGTCCGAAGGTGGCGATCCTGCGCGAGCAGGGAGTCAACGGCCACCTGGAGATGGCTGCTGCCTTCGATCGCGCTGGCTTTGAGGCGGTGGACGTGCATATGAGCGACTTCGTCGGCGACGCCCCGCGACGAAGGGACCTGCAGGACGTGCAGGTGCTCGCCGCGTGTGGCGGTTTCTCCTATGGCGACGTACTCGGTGCTGGTAACGGCTGGGCCCGGGGGATCCTCTTCGACCAGCGGACCCGAGAGGTGTTCACGCAGTGGTTTGCCCGCGAGGATGGCCTCACGCTCGGCGTGTGCAACGGTTGCCAGATGCTCTCGCTGCTGCGCGAGCTGATTCCCGGCACTGATCACTGGCCGACCTTCGAGCGCAATCGCTCGGAGCAGTTCGAGGCGCGCCTGTCGATGGTGGAGGTGGGTAGGTCCGAGTCTCCGTGGTTCGCCGACATGGCCGGGTCGCAGGTGCCCGTGGTGGTCAGCCACGGCGAAGGCCGAGCGACCTTCGCGGATACGGGTTTGCTCGAGTCGGCGCTCGGGCAGGGCCAGGTGTCCCTGCGCTACGTGAACGCTGAGGGCGAGCCTACCCAGCGCTTCCCGCTGAACCCGAACGGATCCCAGGCAGCCGTGGCAGGCGTGACCAGTGCTGATGGGCGAGTCAGTATCATGATGCCCCATCCGGAGCGCGTGTTCCGCAGTGTGCAGCAGAGTTGGCGCCCCGCGCAGGCGGGTGAGGACAGTCCTTGGATGCGCCTGTTCCGTAACGCCCGCGTGGCGATAGGCTAG
- a CDS encoding PLP-dependent aminotransferase family protein, whose protein sequence is MNFAIGQPSPDLLPVALFERMARECSARIEPAQLNYGDYAGDPAFLTSLARFLSGYYRFAVDPSSLFVTAGASHGIDTACRLLCTRGDVVLVEEPTYFLALEIFASQGLRAIAVAMDEHGVRVDALREALATHSMAKVFYTIPAHHNPTSVTMNAQRRRDVLALTRAAGVTVLADEVYQLLHFDAQEEPPSPFAAQVDEGGVISVGSFSKLLAPAMRVGWIQSDRATIARLSALGVIRSGGAMNQVGSLLVGAAIDSGVLEAHLLESLVPTLASRARVMGAALARDLADSAVRWRQATGGYFYWLHMPAGFEADELLLRARDAGVGFHPGRLFSAAGQQRAALRLSFAHYPVAEIEAGVGRLAEQMRQLGI, encoded by the coding sequence ATCAACTTCGCGATCGGGCAACCATCGCCCGACCTGCTGCCAGTTGCCCTGTTTGAGCGTATGGCGCGAGAGTGTTCCGCCCGAATCGAGCCGGCTCAGCTCAACTACGGTGACTACGCGGGCGACCCTGCCTTCCTAACCTCTCTAGCGCGGTTCTTGAGCGGTTACTATCGCTTTGCGGTAGATCCCTCGTCGCTTTTCGTGACCGCTGGGGCGTCGCACGGCATCGACACGGCCTGTCGCCTGCTTTGCACACGCGGTGACGTGGTATTGGTGGAAGAGCCTACCTACTTCCTGGCGCTGGAGATCTTCGCGAGCCAGGGCTTGCGTGCCATTGCGGTGGCGATGGATGAGCATGGCGTGCGCGTCGACGCTCTGCGCGAGGCCCTCGCCACCCACTCGATGGCGAAGGTCTTTTACACGATACCTGCGCACCACAACCCGACATCGGTGACGATGAACGCGCAGCGGCGCCGTGACGTACTGGCCTTGACCCGTGCCGCTGGTGTCACCGTGCTAGCGGATGAGGTCTACCAGCTGCTGCACTTCGATGCGCAGGAGGAGCCGCCCTCGCCTTTCGCGGCACAGGTGGACGAAGGCGGCGTAATCTCCGTGGGGTCCTTCAGCAAGTTGTTGGCCCCCGCCATGCGCGTGGGCTGGATCCAGAGTGATCGCGCGACGATCGCGCGCCTGTCTGCGCTGGGCGTTATCCGCAGCGGCGGAGCGATGAACCAGGTGGGATCCCTGCTGGTGGGAGCAGCCATAGACAGCGGTGTGCTGGAAGCCCATTTGCTGGAAAGCCTAGTGCCAACGTTAGCATCTCGGGCGCGGGTGATGGGCGCTGCCCTCGCCCGAGACCTCGCAGACTCGGCGGTGCGGTGGCGCCAAGCGACGGGCGGGTACTTCTACTGGCTGCACATGCCGGCAGGGTTTGAAGCGGATGAGCTCTTGTTGAGGGCGCGCGATGCAGGTGTGGGGTTTCACCCCGGGAGACTATTTTCCGCTGCGGGACAACAGCGCGCCGCCCTGCGCCTTTCCTTCGCTCACTACCCCGTGGCAGAGATCGAGGCTGGCGTTGGGCGACTCGCTGAGCAGATGCGTCAACTCGGCATCTAG
- a CDS encoding GGDEF domain-containing protein: MFHLNEGTLERHALNTELSDQSVYIVEPLDDRTVVLGAERGLYQLNPITGRLFRYGPLEGFIGQETNARAIFRGLDEKLWIGTVQGATRMDTLFPMPSIPPLTPQISRLATDLKQASLDGDNGVIPPDDRGLQVDYIAVSPKNPEGIEYSYRLRGVDEAWSPPTQLTNVRFASLGHGSYTFEVRARHSGDGWSKPVARSIVVEPPVWQTAWFRALALASLMFAVILIIQLRIRQEKAVSTTLRSLVAERTQHLEAEIAERRRSEAALVKAQAKSREAQRELEALNVRLRDLALTDPLTDLPNRRAFEQSLAMSVAEASEAVSVLFLDLNGFKSVNDTYGHEAGDELIRIIGKRLASWARTSDFVARLGGDEFVIIATACPPAAAREVAERVGVVIAEPVALAHVTVQVGASIGIACSPTHANTANELIRKADLAMYHAKRVIKAPLAFFDELPSEGSTVRVV; encoded by the coding sequence GTGTTCCATTTGAACGAGGGCACGCTTGAGCGGCACGCGCTGAACACCGAGCTCAGCGATCAATCCGTCTACATCGTTGAGCCCCTCGATGATCGCACCGTAGTGCTCGGGGCCGAGCGCGGCCTCTACCAACTGAATCCGATTACTGGGCGCTTGTTCCGCTACGGCCCTCTGGAGGGATTCATAGGTCAGGAAACCAACGCTCGGGCCATCTTCCGAGGTCTCGACGAGAAGCTCTGGATCGGCACCGTCCAGGGGGCCACCCGCATGGACACGCTGTTCCCGATGCCCAGCATTCCACCGCTCACCCCCCAGATCTCGCGCCTGGCAACGGACTTGAAGCAAGCAAGCTTGGATGGTGATAACGGCGTAATCCCACCTGATGATCGCGGCTTGCAGGTGGACTACATCGCCGTATCGCCGAAGAACCCCGAGGGCATCGAGTACAGCTACCGCCTGCGGGGCGTCGACGAGGCGTGGAGCCCGCCGACGCAACTGACCAATGTGCGCTTTGCCTCCTTGGGGCATGGAAGCTACACCTTTGAGGTGCGAGCCCGCCATAGCGGCGATGGCTGGAGTAAGCCGGTCGCGCGCAGCATCGTGGTAGAACCTCCTGTTTGGCAGACCGCCTGGTTCCGCGCCTTGGCCCTTGCCAGCCTCATGTTCGCGGTCATCCTGATCATCCAGCTGCGCATCCGCCAGGAAAAGGCCGTGAGCACCACGCTGCGTAGTCTGGTGGCCGAGCGAACCCAGCACCTTGAGGCAGAAATCGCCGAGCGCAGGCGATCGGAGGCTGCCCTAGTCAAGGCACAGGCGAAGTCGCGCGAGGCCCAACGCGAGCTCGAAGCACTTAACGTGAGGCTGCGCGACCTTGCCCTCACCGATCCACTCACCGATCTGCCCAACCGGCGGGCCTTCGAACAGTCGCTGGCGATGTCTGTAGCAGAGGCGAGCGAGGCGGTGTCCGTGTTGTTCCTAGACTTAAACGGCTTCAAGAGCGTCAACGACACCTACGGCCATGAGGCAGGCGATGAGCTCATTCGCATCATCGGCAAGCGCCTGGCGTCATGGGCGCGCACGAGCGATTTCGTCGCACGTCTCGGTGGGGATGAGTTCGTGATCATCGCCACTGCCTGCCCGCCGGCGGCGGCGCGTGAAGTAGCAGAACGCGTCGGCGTGGTCATCGCAGAGCCTGTGGCGCTCGCACATGTCACCGTGCAAGTCGGTGCCAGCATCGGCATTGCATGCAGCCCCACGCATGCAAACACGGCGAACGAACTCATCCGCAAGGCCGATCTGGCGATGTACCACGCCAAACGCGTGATCAAGGCGCCGTTGGCCTTCTTTGACGAGTTACCGAGTGAAGGATCCACCGTTCGGGTGGTGTGA
- a CDS encoding aminotransferase class III-fold pyridoxal phosphate-dependent enzyme — MAAPADSSLTHWRHALAEHWPVDGPLQRLHGEHDLNLATTSRVYKVMRSGLGEADIAPQIACHRHLAATGILVPAPVATYGGDLSAQLQDERGEPRSAWVLQRLPGVALAQLTPWTETLAQAIGEQTARLHTALMDFNHPAIAQTHAWDIRALATRTDSAEAVAAHPLGATLRRIIDEHTAPACHALEQMPCYPIHNDLNEHNLLVRATSCGEATLTGLIDFGDMLRAPTIVDLAIAAAYLAVGTAHPWPLLRGLVRGYCKHRPLRARERALLWPLLLSRLAQSAINATHARLVGRDDPYLQISQQRVSRFLEKHADEHAAFVHALVARASGAPAPMHGLTSWIASPQRELAPVFKATMVGAPVLDLSVTGEHACDNPVHPDLTQIASAVTRLGGQDSAVLGRYAEPRLIYGAPFYLSASHGASARRTVHIAVDVFLPAGTPVHSPLPATVHSAEICDAAYDYGGLVTLRHEGHGGSSFFTLYGHLSHASVSALVPGQAVAAGEAFAVLGQAHENGGWPPHVHLQLGLTDLPGSRWPGVVDPDDALDWRDVFPDPAPLLGLPAGQLTYTVGGEDALHALRETHSPPSLRTSYNEPLTIVRGWQSLLFDREGRTYLDAYNNVPHIGHAHPAVRAAIDRQLRLVNTNTRYLQPIHAEYTAALAARMPSALDVVFLLSSGSEANELALRLARTATGATDTVVLAAGYHGHTVAAIDISDYKFSGPGGDGAPDWVHVVPNPDAYRAGLEPQDPLTGTYFAAEVIHRIEALVNAGRPPACLIAETFPSVGGQLIPPPGYLAQVYGAIRNAGGLCIADEVQTGLGRLGEYFWGFEQQQVIPDIVVLGKPMGNGYPLAAVVTSKAIAERFDTGMEFFATFGGSSAACAAGLAVLNVIDEEALAQRARTVGNHLLSGLRELARRQPLLADVRGLGLFIGVEIADENRQPLAAHAAWIVERLRQERVLIGRDGPDHNVLKIRPPLAFGKADADYLLARLDQVLSEGALASGHERSTVG; from the coding sequence ATGGCCGCTCCTGCCGACTCCAGCCTCACGCACTGGCGACATGCACTCGCTGAGCACTGGCCCGTAGACGGCCCCCTCCAGCGGCTGCACGGAGAGCACGATCTCAACCTTGCGACGACATCGCGGGTCTATAAGGTCATGCGCAGTGGTTTAGGGGAGGCCGACATCGCGCCCCAGATCGCGTGCCATCGACATCTAGCGGCCACGGGAATCCTGGTGCCCGCCCCCGTCGCGACCTACGGCGGCGATCTGTCGGCCCAGCTCCAGGACGAACGCGGAGAGCCTCGTAGCGCATGGGTGCTGCAGCGCCTCCCGGGCGTGGCGCTGGCGCAGCTGACGCCCTGGACCGAGACCCTTGCGCAAGCGATCGGCGAGCAGACTGCGCGCCTGCATACGGCGCTGATGGACTTCAACCACCCCGCGATTGCGCAGACCCACGCGTGGGACATCCGCGCCTTGGCGACGAGGACGGATAGCGCTGAGGCCGTCGCCGCCCATCCGCTCGGCGCCACCCTACGGCGAATAATCGATGAGCACACAGCACCGGCCTGCCACGCCCTGGAGCAAATGCCTTGCTACCCGATCCACAACGACCTCAATGAACACAACCTGCTCGTGCGCGCCACTTCTTGCGGCGAGGCCACGCTGACGGGCTTGATTGACTTCGGCGACATGCTCCGGGCCCCCACGATTGTGGACCTCGCCATCGCGGCCGCCTACCTCGCCGTTGGCACAGCGCATCCTTGGCCTCTGCTCAGGGGCTTGGTTCGCGGGTACTGCAAGCACCGCCCGTTGCGGGCGCGCGAGCGAGCTCTGCTGTGGCCACTGCTCCTGAGCCGCCTAGCGCAAAGTGCGATCAACGCGACCCACGCGCGCTTGGTCGGGCGCGATGACCCGTACCTGCAGATCTCTCAGCAACGGGTGTCCCGGTTCCTTGAGAAGCACGCTGATGAGCATGCGGCGTTCGTCCACGCCCTGGTGGCCCGCGCGAGCGGTGCTCCAGCACCGATGCACGGGCTAACGTCGTGGATCGCCTCGCCACAGCGAGAGTTGGCACCTGTGTTCAAAGCGACGATGGTCGGGGCACCGGTGTTGGACCTGTCGGTAACCGGTGAGCACGCCTGCGATAATCCGGTACACCCGGATCTAACGCAGATCGCCAGCGCGGTGACCCGATTGGGGGGGCAAGACTCTGCCGTCCTCGGTCGCTACGCAGAGCCGCGGCTGATCTACGGAGCTCCGTTCTACCTGAGCGCCAGCCACGGGGCGAGCGCCAGGCGTACTGTGCACATCGCCGTCGATGTATTTCTGCCCGCTGGCACGCCAGTCCACAGTCCTCTGCCCGCCACCGTGCACAGTGCGGAGATTTGCGATGCCGCCTACGACTATGGGGGGCTGGTTACCCTGCGCCACGAAGGCCACGGTGGCAGTTCGTTCTTCACCTTGTACGGCCACCTTTCCCACGCCAGCGTGAGCGCCCTAGTGCCAGGTCAGGCCGTGGCCGCAGGTGAGGCCTTCGCCGTACTCGGCCAGGCCCATGAGAACGGAGGCTGGCCGCCGCACGTGCACCTGCAACTTGGGCTAACGGACCTGCCGGGCAGTCGTTGGCCCGGCGTCGTCGATCCGGACGATGCTCTCGACTGGCGGGACGTGTTCCCAGACCCTGCTCCCTTGTTGGGTCTGCCTGCCGGTCAGCTCACCTACACAGTGGGCGGTGAGGACGCGCTGCATGCCCTGCGCGAGACGCACTCACCCCCAAGCCTGCGCACGAGCTATAACGAACCGCTCACGATCGTCCGCGGCTGGCAGAGCCTACTGTTCGATCGCGAGGGTCGCACCTACCTCGATGCCTACAACAACGTCCCCCACATCGGCCACGCCCACCCGGCCGTGCGAGCCGCCATCGATCGCCAGCTCCGCTTAGTCAACACCAATACTCGCTACCTGCAACCGATCCACGCCGAGTACACGGCTGCCCTGGCCGCCCGCATGCCAAGCGCGCTCGACGTGGTGTTCCTTCTGAGTTCCGGCAGCGAAGCGAACGAACTCGCCCTACGCCTCGCCCGCACCGCTACGGGGGCGACAGACACGGTGGTGTTGGCTGCTGGCTACCACGGCCATACGGTCGCCGCGATCGATATATCGGACTACAAATTCTCTGGCCCCGGCGGCGACGGCGCGCCCGACTGGGTACATGTCGTGCCGAACCCAGATGCCTATCGCGCCGGCCTCGAGCCACAGGACCCACTGACCGGTACCTACTTTGCCGCCGAGGTAATCCATCGGATCGAGGCGCTTGTCAACGCTGGGCGCCCACCCGCGTGTCTTATCGCCGAGACCTTCCCAAGTGTCGGTGGCCAGCTCATTCCCCCACCCGGTTACCTAGCCCAGGTGTACGGTGCCATCCGAAACGCTGGCGGGCTGTGCATCGCCGACGAGGTGCAAACAGGGCTCGGGCGCTTGGGAGAGTATTTCTGGGGCTTCGAACAGCAGCAGGTCATCCCGGACATCGTGGTGCTCGGCAAGCCGATGGGCAACGGGTACCCCCTGGCGGCGGTTGTGACCAGCAAAGCAATCGCCGAGCGCTTCGATACGGGGATGGAGTTCTTCGCCACCTTCGGTGGCTCCAGCGCTGCCTGTGCGGCCGGCCTCGCCGTGCTCAACGTTATCGATGAAGAGGCGTTGGCGCAGCGCGCACGAACGGTGGGCAATCACCTTCTCTCGGGGCTGCGAGAGTTGGCTCGCCGCCAACCACTGCTCGCAGACGTGCGAGGGCTTGGCCTGTTCATCGGCGTCGAGATCGCCGACGAGAATCGCCAGCCGCTGGCCGCACACGCCGCCTGGATCGTCGAGCGCCTGCGCCAGGAGCGCGTGCTCATCGGGCGCGACGGGCCGGACCACAACGTATTGAAGATTCGGCCACCGCTCGCGTTCGGTAAGGCTGATGCAGACTACTTGCTCGCACGCCTCGATCAGGTGCTGAGCGAGGGTGCTCTGGCTTCGGGACACGAACGGAGCACGGTCGGATAG
- a CDS encoding antibiotic biosynthesis monooxygenase, whose amino-acid sequence MIVRTWHGKVPIARADAYAEFLKQRAVPDYGAVPGLRRVAFLRREQGKFAHFLLVTHWESMDAVKAFAGPDPEIAKYYPEDDEFLVDRAERLQLYEVFFER is encoded by the coding sequence ATGATCGTTCGTACCTGGCACGGCAAGGTGCCAATCGCCCGGGCAGATGCCTACGCGGAGTTTCTCAAGCAGCGGGCCGTGCCCGACTACGGCGCGGTGCCTGGATTGCGCAGGGTGGCGTTCCTGAGGCGCGAACAAGGGAAGTTTGCCCACTTCTTGCTCGTGACCCACTGGGAGTCGATGGATGCGGTGAAGGCCTTCGCCGGGCCTGACCCGGAGATTGCCAAGTACTACCCGGAAGATGACGAGTTTCTCGTAGACCGAGCGGAACGACTACAGCTCTACGAGGTGTTCTTCGAGCGTTAG
- a CDS encoding LytTR family DNA-binding domain-containing protein yields the protein MLEVLLIDDEPLARDLLMRWLREVDGLTVVGAASTLDQAQRMVTERSPNVVLLDVNLAGENGFGLLDAIDEARPPAIIFVTAYSDYAIDAFRVGAVDYLKKPFNREHLERALDRARHWLAAPRSNDAPAEHDHEQAKRLQIRDGGVITYVPAEGIQWIESAGGYCVIHTGDRRYVLREALQQLEQRLGDQFVRVHRSAVVNVSFLRSIEPIKRGDAMLSLSCGAQIRMSRRYRDALVAQMEARE from the coding sequence ATGCTTGAGGTGCTGTTGATCGACGACGAGCCTCTGGCCCGCGATCTGCTGATGCGCTGGCTACGGGAGGTAGACGGGCTCACCGTCGTGGGCGCAGCGAGTACGCTCGATCAAGCGCAACGCATGGTCACGGAGCGCTCTCCCAACGTGGTCCTTCTCGATGTAAACCTCGCCGGCGAGAACGGATTTGGGCTCCTCGACGCCATCGACGAGGCGCGTCCGCCAGCGATCATCTTCGTCACCGCCTACAGCGACTACGCCATCGACGCATTCCGCGTGGGCGCGGTCGACTACCTCAAGAAGCCCTTCAACCGGGAACACTTGGAGCGCGCACTGGACCGAGCCCGTCACTGGCTGGCCGCACCGCGGTCAAACGATGCACCCGCCGAGCACGATCATGAACAAGCCAAACGTCTGCAGATTCGCGACGGCGGGGTCATCACCTACGTGCCCGCTGAGGGTATTCAGTGGATTGAGAGCGCCGGTGGCTACTGCGTCATCCACACGGGGGATCGACGCTACGTCTTGCGCGAAGCGTTGCAACAGTTAGAGCAACGTCTCGGGGATCAATTCGTGCGCGTACATCGCTCAGCGGTGGTCAACGTGAGCTTTCTGCGCAGTATCGAACCGATCAAGCGTGGCGATGCCATGCTCAGCCTCTCGTGCGGCGCTCAGATCCGCATGAGCCGTCGCTATCGAGATGCCCTCGTGGCGCAAATGGAAGCGCGCGAGTAG